From a single Rutidosis leptorrhynchoides isolate AG116_Rl617_1_P2 chromosome 5, CSIRO_AGI_Rlap_v1, whole genome shotgun sequence genomic region:
- the LOC139849070 gene encoding uncharacterized protein codes for MATWLGCASGSFPITYLGIPLGSSMKSSKDWEPVFEKFGKTLTDWKAKSLSSGPEDWMWLLSGNGKFSVFQLTKLIERVKYRNAPNTNTTPSIRNNLVPLKVEIFIWRTRLNRLPTRVELNKRGLDLGSVRCPVCDDDLKTVEHSIISCKVASEIWSRVLSWWKLSPPQHRDLANVFVGCGGVGHSFTHPMVMRFWQSTEWVSGYLIWKNRNAYTFSKAKPSSEMVFKEIQIKSFEWFQIDARVFAPILEFRCGREKLRRFGGLCR; via the exons ATGGCGACTTGGTTGGGTTGTGCCTCGGGTTCTTTTCCTATCACCTACCTTGGTATTCCGTTAGGATCTTCCATGAAATCGTCGAAAGATTGGGAACCGGTTTTCGAAAAGTTTGGTAAAACGCTCACTGATTGGAAGGCCAAATCTCTATC CTCAGGTCCTGAAGATTGGATGTGGTTGCTTAGTGGAAATGGGAAATTCTCGGTCTTCCAGCTAACAAAGCTAATAGAACGGGTCAAATACCGGAATGCGCCAAACACAAACACAACTCCCTCAATTCGCAATAATTTGGTTCCACTAAAGGTTGAAATTTTTATTTGGCGCACAAGGCTGAATAGGTTACCAACGAGAGTCGAACTCAATAAACGTGGACTTGATTTAGGTTCGGTTCGGTGCCCGGTTTGTGATGACGACTTAAAAACGGTCGAGCACTCCATCATATCGTGCAAAGTCGCGTCTGAAATTTGGTCCCGTGTGCTCTCATGGTGGAAGCTAAGTCCACCCCAACATAGAGACTTGGCAAACGTGTTTGTAGGGTGTGGTGGTGTCGGGCATTCATTCACTCACCCCATGGTCATGCGTTTTTGGCAATCCACTGAATGGGTCTCGGGATATCTCATTTGGAAAAACCGGAATGCCTATACTTTTTCAAAAGCTAAACCTTCGAGTGAGATGGTGTTCAAAGAAATACAAATTAAAAGTTTCGAATGGTTTCAAATTGATGCAAGG GTTTTCGCCCCAATCCTCGAGTTTCGTTGTGGCAGGGAGAAATTGAGGCGGTTCGGGGGGCTTTGTCGTTGA